The stretch of DNA agaaaagatgaagCGGGTAACGAAGTGTTTTAACGTTTTTTAGTGTTTGGGAATGAGAATGATtcaagtcacgagccatacgtcagggtctcGAATCATTCGGAGAAAGAAAGtcatacgtcagactaaccctttttcattccatttatGATTTAGTTTGATATGTTTAAGCAAGATTACCAAGAAATAAAGCAAACAGatataatataacaataaatatatgCATGACTGAAGCTTTTATCAACCGATCAATTTTGCTTAATCATGAttatttagagaaaaaaaataagaatgggAATAATtcgagtcacgagccatacgtcggGGTCTCGAATTATTCGGGGAAGAAAGTgatacgtcagactaaccctttttcattccatttattttaattgtgggGTTTTTCAAGTAAAGAAGTGTTTTTGAGAAACAAACTTGAGATGAAAGTATTAAATCAAGTAAATAATCCAAACATgaacttattaaaataagcttgagaagttttgattaattaatcatttaactaacaatcacttatttaagtgtttaaccatttaagcacttagtaacttaagcacttttaattaaacaacttaaatggttactcacttaatcaagtgtttaattaattgactaattaatcaacaactcaaataatcatttctaaatgataagcacttatttaaataagcacttatgtgaataagctcttatttgaataagcacttatataaataagcactaaaaaataagtaaaacgTAACTGGGGGTGCAAGAATGGGTTCTGGGGCTGAAGCAATAGCAATCTGCAACACCAGGCCCAACCCAAGATCTAATTCGTCCAAACAAAAAAAGGATAAGCAGGATATGATCCAGTGTGGCATGAGCACAGAGGCGCACAGTAGACGTCACATATCTGAGCCTTTAGATTAAATCAGGCAGTCAGGATTTAAAATTCCCATAACAGATCTCGGCCCTTgatcttttaaataaaatcaaacggCTGTGTTTTAAAAACGGAGGGAGCCGATGACGCGTCGCCATGTCATcgtcttcaacaacaacaacatcaattcttcgtcaaaaatttaaaaagaatatatCGTTTTGCTCAGTTTTCCGCGTAGATCATGAATATACACTTAGATTTTTCAAAAGATGTTTGTATCTCAAAAAAAGTTCGAAActttaaaacccaaaaaactttaaaattcacatttgtacgaattaaacaaaatcaagggttggaaaagcttcagtAGGTGTTCATGAGTAAAAAAACGTTTAAAAACCTACTTGTTTTGAGGCTTGTTTAGGTGGGTTAACACCTACTCTTTTCTTTGCTATTTTTGAACTTTGGGTGAGCTTCTATTGACGTTTTTTCTTCGTTTTTCTTGTGTGTTTCACTACTGAGATGTATTAGAAGAGTTTtgtgaagaaaaattgaaacttgaatGATGTTTGTATGGATTtcgaaaaatggaaaaaatggtgaaaaaaaaagagatttttgGTGATTCTAACTCTTCAGAAAATCCAACCTCTATTCCTCTCTTCTCTGCTGCTTATATAGAGACAATAGGAACATTCTAGGCTGAAGGAATTAGGTTAAAAAGGGTGAAAAAAGAATTTTCTCATGAGTGGCATTTTTGGGAATTTTTGGAGTTATAGTGGTAGTTTTATTGCTTCCAATCATGATCCTTATCCAATGATTGGAGGGGATCACGAAAATTGATGAGGTGGCTACCTTCTAGAACATTCTAGGTTGGAATGGAGGTGTGCAATAATTGTTTTGGTATATTCCCTTTTTGGTgtttttggtatattttttgGTCACTTATTCCATATTTTTTGGTAGTGTTGACTTTGGTCAAATTGGTATTTTGGTGAGTGGACCTTATTTGGGGTAAAAGTGGAATTTTGATAGTGAAATGTGGTTTCTTGAAGGTGAAGCAACAAAatgcatataaaaataatatttttttgaatttttgaaataataataaaataatggaaataaaataatgataaaaatggggtaggacaaaattagggtacGACAGAATTAGGATTTCTAGTCATTTTTCCCAGATGAGAAGGACATGCGCGGTAAGGAGCTACCTGCGTTAAATTGGCAGACAAATGCATCAAGTTTACAGCCTTAATGGGAATTAGGAAATCAAATTTCTAGTATAATAGTTTTATTTATGGGTAGAACCCTAGGCGTATAGTTTGAGATCCAAAACTCAGATACTTCCATTTGAAGATTCGGCATATCAGACCAATTGATAGAAACCCAAATTAAGAGAGAACACAagagttattattattgcttgaAAACTAACTATCATAGAATATTTTCTCTGCCTAATCACAAATAAGTAATTTCCTAACATAAATTTCCACACTGTGGGCTAGGAAGTATGAGCCCACAATCCTAACATTGTTTTACTGTGGGCTAGGAAGTGAAATTCATCAAATGAAATGCATATGCAAAAATTTGAGTACGGGTGGGCAGGTTTATCATTATGCAAGGAAAGAACGTCTTTTGGTTTTCAGTAGATTCAAATTTAGACACctgtttgaattaaaaaaaaaaaggaaaaagaagttAATTCAACGTGTTTGTGGTTTTCATCGTGAATAACAAAAACATGTTCTTGTAACTCATCGAAACGGTAAAAAGAAACATGTTCTTGTAACTCACCGAAACGGTAAAAAGAAGAGAGGTAACCCAGATATACattaatgcatgaatttattgTGCTTGTCAAATACACATCTTAGCTTCTAGCCATTTAATAGACCGAGCTCGAATGACACCAGGAACAATTACGCGTAATGGCTAAAGAAAGACACAGATTATACTTTGGAAGTTTAGCAAGAGAACACAACACATACCTGCAGTGTGGCAGTTACATTATACTTTGGAAGCTTCCTGtaatcaaaataacattttttctGACATGAGCAGCTGCGTAAGTGTTTAAAAGGGCTTATAAAAATAGCATATGAAATGCTCACAAGATGCTTTTAGCTTTTTTAACTAAGCTCCCTATGAtagcttatagaaacaacttttatcatataaatgcttatttataagctatttctacaacataaaacaaaataaagtcaaactgtttccGTATTAgctataaattgttttcataagctgagcttatggaaataagcaaTATGAACATATCACaagttgtttctataagctcttCATAGCAGTCACACGAGTGCTTATGCGCATAtgtaagctcaaataagtcaatccaaacaaacctAAGCATAAGAAAATTCTAAGTGAATTCCGTATTCAAAACAAACTTAACTAACCTGACATCTTTCATAAAGAGCTGTTTGGAATGTTCCACGAGACCAGATATCACCGCAGAGTATTTGTTCATAAATACCAaacatttcataaaatataataatataaactatTATATAAAGTCAACTCTAAAGCTAATTACCATTAACAACTAGGGTGGGTTGAGTAGCTCTACTAGTATGAGCTAAGGGTTCAACCCCAGACAAAGGCGAAAAATTATTAATCTAAAAAACTAACAACTAATATTGGTcgcttaagaaaaaaaaaacactacaatTAACTACAATTAACGCTTAATATTTGTTCACATCTTAAtcaaatgaatttaaaaacCAACTACAAGATTTAGTCAATCTTTTCCTGACGAATTTGCCCACGACAATACAATattttccaaattcaattttcaattcatAAACATATGACACAAATATTTAAACCGAAATTTGGATAGATTTATATTACCTAAATACTACCTCCTCTCTTACATAAAAATAGCAAGataaaatacaataaaactATACTCCTTTCGGTCTCATATAAAATATCCAATATCTGATGTATGTGAtccataatatatatttgatacatcagttattcaattaatctaaaaaatgtatctttgcTTGTATATGAGACCAACGGATGTCTGTATTTTACCAAATCACGCCACTACACTCCACTCTACTTTAATACTATGACATGAAGTTTTTTTTGTAGAGAAGTGAAGGGTGACGAGGTGGTTCTTTGGAATAATCTGATGGTGCTGTTAATCCTGCCAATTTTTTGTTTAGGAATAGAGTGAGTGGAaatgatgaagaaaaagaagaaggatTTGGAACCACATtgcaagattacaaatgctcaaaaTTAGGCATGACAACAGAACATGCGGGTACTCGCCTGAACCCACCCcgagtttgacggggaaaaaccgatttAATTGGGTTTGAATTTTTCTCGATTTCAAAACATGGAGATGGGGCGGGTAACGGGATATTgctacccaccccgaacccgtcgtttataaaaaattactatattacccctaTTTAGAgtctaaaacaaaacaaaattaatttagttattaaaaagaaaattaactcAAGAGGAATTTTATGAGATTATGTGGGTCTCTTGTAACTTAAGTAAAATTATGGGTTTGATTCATTTTAAGGTAAAATTTCTAACAATTAGGttattagacaaaaaaaaaatcatgggtTTGATCTTATCTTTGGTAGTTTATGGCCAATTTGGGTCCACAAAATTCGACTAATTAGTCTTTTAGTTGTGCGCAAAGGATATTTGTTTTACgcagaaataaaaaacaaaaattatataccAACCCATCATGTATGGtgtttaaaaacaaataatgtgtgtcattcattaaataatgtgacaacacatcatttggtgcatgtgtaaaaaaacatTACATTAACCGTGCATACAAACTCTTATtgatttgagtttaattgacataagcatacaaaataaaaaaactttacacACTCGATTAATAAGAATGTTTCAACCTTCCATGTCATATAAAAAAAGTGGGGTGAAGTAGCAGAAAACATGGTCgtgattggttgacagtgtaaaattattttacactgtatgtgcatattcttttttctctattGATTTACTTGTATTCGTATTGGAATGGTCGTAAAAAATTATCTACataaaaaagatgattttttttttgacataaaaaaattatatcgaATATGTCTTGGTGAGCATAACTCAATTTGCAAGGACATTGCAAATTATTGCAGGGACTGGAGTTCGAACCCAGTACTCCCACTTAAgctatgtttggtaaaattaagctatcaGTTAACTGGTAGTTGAAAAGCTAGCCGATAGCTTATCAGCCAGCTTTTAGCTGATAGCAGCATAATGATAGCAGCACAATGTGATcaattacaaaaattatttgCTTGGTCAGATGTTTTTTCAATTCATGATATGGTTCCCAATATGCAACAATTCTAAACATTTTCATGCATCATAAAAGCCGTTACGAAATCAAAATcacaaataaattttactacTCTGAGCTATAAAATCAGTGCTCCAACAACACCAGCACGACGAGGATCTTGTATTAGTATTACTGAAGAACATGTATCGAAATGCGATTGTTGAGGCAATATGTCCCATTCTTTGCGATGAATACATTCATTGCTTGAGTCTTTGAACGGAAAAGTACTGTTGCCATTTTAACAGGTTTGTTAGAATATGATGCACATTTCTAGAATTTACTAGAATTCATTAGTAAGTTGTGGAATAATTAATAGTTATTAAATGATGATGTAAACTTGTAGAACTTTCTAGATTACTTGAGTAGTTAGTAGAATATGTAAGTACTAGGACATATCATGAATGATCTAGAATAAATGATCTAGAATATGTCATCCACACCTATAAATATGTAACCATGACTCATTTGTAATGTATCCAAGTGGAGAGCAATTCAATATATTCTTGCTCTAAGTGATCCTCATTCCTCACACTACTTGCTACTACTATTCAACTATCAACTAAGCATTCTACACTATCTAACTATTTTCTAAACTATCACTACTACCTCAACTACTAACTGTGGCATCAGAGCAACGTTCGATCATACATTGGGCGTAgaaatttcattcatatattttcAACCAAGCCCTCCTTATATCTACATCATTTCTAAATTTTCCCCTAAGACATGGCCAATATCTTTCAACCATCATCTATGACTATCCCTATCTTTAATGGTGAAAACTATGATTTTTGGAGCATTAAAATGAAGACATTTTTTTGCTTCCAAGATTTATGGGACATTGTAGATGAAGGATTTACTATTCCAGAATATCTTTCAACTCTCAATGCTAATCAGAAAAAAGagttgaaagaaaataaacaaaaagattCAAAGGCACTATTATTTCTACAACAAGCGGTAGAAGATAACATCTTTCCGAGAATAATGGGAGCTACAAGTGCCAAAGATGCATGGGGTACATTGAAGGAGAAGTTTCAAGGAAGTGATAAGGTACGTGCCATTAAACTTCAAACTCTAAGGCGTGAGTTTGAATTAATACAAATGAAAGAGTCTGAGACCGTAAAAGACTACTATactaaaataaatgaattagTGAGTCAAATGAGATCATACGGGGAAAATATTCTCGACAAAAGAATTGTTGAGAAAATTATAATTTCGATTCCTTGTAAATATGATGCAATCGTGACTACGATTGAACAAACCAAAGATCTATCTACTATGTCGGTGACAGAATTAATAGGCTCACTAGAAGCTTATGAGCAAAGATTGAGTAGGCATGATGACAATACATTTGAAAATGCCTTTCAATCAAAGCTCAAATTACGACTGGGAAATGGCACTGTTGTAGAATCTAAAGGCAAAGGCACTGTGATGGTGGAGACTAATAAAGGTACGAGATTCATCAAAGATGTCTTGTTGGTTCCCAATCTCAAAGAAAATCTATTGAGTATTGGTCAAATGATGGAGAAAGTCTATATTCTTCACTTTGAAGGAGACACATGTTCAATATATgacaataaaagaaatgagATAGCCAGAGTAAAAATGGACAAAAGGAATAGAAGCTTTCCAATAAACTTCAAATATACTCCAATACGACAATCAGACATAGAGGATATGGAACACGCAATAGAAGAACCAGGTACGCTACTTTCACCTTCAAAACAAGAGATTTATTCACCGGAATCTACTCCAACAAGAATAAAATCATTGGTGGATATATATGAAACCTGCAACTTTTCCATGCTTGATTCTAAAAGTTATCAAGTGGCGTCAAAACAACTATGGACAAAAGACAATCAAGAAAAACTTCCAAGACTAAGAAAACCTTTATATGGACTCAAGAAAGCTCATCCAGAATGGTACAATAGAATTGATCACTGTCTCATCAAACGAGGATTCGGAAAGAACAAGTTTTGAGCAACGATGAACTATGGTTAGAGTTACCGAAATATGCATCAAGGAGGAGTGTTAGAATATGATGCACATTTCTAGAATTTACTAGAATTCATTAGTAAGTTGTAGAATAATTAATAGTTATTAAATGATGTTGTAAACTTGTAGAACTTTCTAGATTACTTGAGTAGTTAGTAGAATATGTAAGTACTAGGACATATCATGAATGATCTAGAATAAATGATCTAGAATATGTCATCCACACCTATAAATATGTAACCATGACTCATTTGTAATGTATCCAAGTGGAGAGCAATTCAATATATTCTTGCTCTAAGTGATCATCATTCCTCACACTACTTACTACTACTATTCAACTATCAACTAAGCATTCTACACTATCTAACTATTTTCTAAACTATCACTACTACCTAAACTACTAACAAGGTTCATTACCCTCTCCAGTTCTGAAACAAAGCACCATCATCTTGAGAGAATAGTAAAATCAGAcatcaaacaaatttaaaaatgacaTATACTTGATGTTAACCTTAGAAACATATTGAGGGAAGATGAATCATGATCATAATCGGACCCTCAAAGATTTTTCCTTGTTCCGTCCCTGATTGGAGCATGTTTAAGGAGTGTGTTAGAGGGTGTGACTATAGCACTTAGTGTTGTGTTGGGGTGTAAGGGGAAATTTTTTTATGCTCGCTACAGTTTGGAAGATATCAATTTATGGTTTAACAACACTGGCCGGTTCAAATTACATTTCCAAATTGCAGATAGCGGAATCAATTTTTTGAACTAAAATTTGGTTTGGAAAATAGAATCCAAACCATTCTCAATgggcaaaaattgaattttgggGGGCTGACTACAGTCTAATAAGTGGATCAGTCTGTCGTCgagtaataatatttataacaaAGATTCGTCTCCACAGGATTCGTGCCAAAGCGATTAGTTTCGTTTATGATTTAGATAGTTTGCATTCATTTTTTAGTTTGAAAAGGTTTTGAGACATAAATCAGATGataaaaactaaaagaaaatcAGATGAGAAATATAGGTTAAGTGCTTTCGAATTCCTctcttactcctgcttggtaaCTGACGTTATATTGCTtctattcatttttgtttttgttttgaagaagctaaattagctcacCCAAATTGAca from Trifolium pratense cultivar HEN17-A07 linkage group LG5, ARS_RC_1.1, whole genome shotgun sequence encodes:
- the LOC123885911 gene encoding uncharacterized protein LOC123885911, which produces MANIFQPSSMTIPIFNGENYDFWSIKMKTFFCFQDLWDIVDEGFTIPEYLSTLNANQKKELKENKQKDSKALLFLQQAVEDNIFPRIMGATSAKDAWGTLKEKFQGSDKVRAIKLQTLRREFELIQMKESETVKDYYTKINELVSQMRSYGENILDKRIVEKIIISIPCKYDAIVTTIEQTKDLSTMSVTELIGSLEAYEQRLSRHDDNTFENAFQSKLKLRLGNGTVVESKGKGTVMVETNKGTRFIKDVLLVPNLKENLLSIGQMMEKVYILHFEGDTCSIYDNKRNEIARVKMDKRNRSFPINFKYTPIRQSDIEDMEHAIEEPGTLLSPSKQEIYSPESTPTRIKSLVDIYETCNFSMLDSKSYQVASKQLWTKDNQEKLPRLRKPLYGLKKAHPEWYNRIDHCLIKRGFGKNKF